The Actinomadura sp. WMMB 499 genome includes a window with the following:
- a CDS encoding PIG-L deacetylase family protein, with protein MDAVPEDWDRALAIVAHPDDLEYGGSTAVAKWTAQGKTVTEVLATRGEAGIDGMDPDEVARIRTVEQIEAARIVGVDTVEFLDLRDGVLEYGLPLRRALAAAIRRHRPEVVISVNFRETFPGGGFNMADHRVLGLAVADAIRDAANRWVFRDLELEPWQGVRFALFGGSPLAEHYVDVTGHLRKGIDSLLAHRVYFSNLGAGFDAAAFLTGMAEPAGRSVGVEHAMTFEMIET; from the coding sequence ATGGACGCGGTACCTGAGGACTGGGATCGGGCGCTGGCGATCGTCGCGCACCCCGACGACCTGGAGTACGGGGGTTCGACGGCGGTCGCCAAGTGGACGGCGCAGGGCAAGACGGTGACGGAGGTGCTCGCCACGCGCGGCGAGGCGGGCATCGACGGGATGGACCCCGACGAGGTGGCCCGGATACGCACCGTGGAGCAGATCGAAGCGGCGCGGATCGTCGGTGTGGACACCGTCGAGTTCCTCGACCTGCGGGACGGGGTGCTGGAGTACGGGCTGCCGCTGCGGCGCGCTCTGGCCGCGGCGATCCGGCGGCACCGTCCGGAGGTGGTGATCTCGGTGAACTTCCGGGAGACGTTCCCGGGCGGCGGGTTCAACATGGCCGACCACCGGGTCCTCGGGCTCGCGGTCGCCGACGCGATCCGGGACGCCGCGAACCGGTGGGTCTTCCGGGACCTGGAGCTGGAGCCGTGGCAGGGGGTGCGGTTCGCGCTGTTCGGCGGGTCGCCGCTGGCGGAGCACTACGTGGACGTCACCGGCCACCTGCGGAAGGGCATCGATTCGCTGCTCGCGCACAGGGTGTACTTCTCGAACCTGGGCGCCGGGTTCGACGCGGCGGCGTTCCTCACCGGCATGGCGGAGCCCGCCGGACGGTCTGTCGGCGTGGAGCACGCGATGACCTTCGAGATGATCGAAACCTGA
- a CDS encoding DUF3710 domain-containing protein, giving the protein MAFGRRRRAEEGRAEPEVTEEPVRQDAEAAEDAEGVEGGAEEGAAGVEPGEGGPWDSEDSFPEIQRLDFGSLQVPVAPGLGFQVNFEATQVDDQGKPLDGRPVAVLVQHQESAMQLQVFAAPKRSGIWDDVRAETAKDIQEQAKGQTQEGDGPFGSELLAMVPAALTEEVLAEMPQDVRESIPAEFVEQGWAPQIIRFLGVDGPRWFLQAVVQGAAIEDEEQWQVLEDVLRGVVVVRGDAPMPPRELLELRIPQEFSESQGDGQAEESKEQSFNPFERGPEITEVR; this is encoded by the coding sequence GTGGCTTTTGGACGTCGCCGACGGGCCGAGGAGGGCCGTGCGGAGCCCGAGGTGACCGAGGAGCCGGTGCGGCAGGACGCCGAGGCCGCCGAGGACGCCGAGGGCGTTGAGGGCGGCGCGGAGGAGGGCGCCGCCGGGGTCGAGCCGGGTGAGGGAGGCCCCTGGGACTCCGAGGACTCCTTCCCCGAGATCCAGCGTCTCGACTTCGGATCGCTGCAGGTGCCGGTCGCGCCCGGTCTCGGATTCCAGGTGAACTTCGAGGCGACCCAGGTCGACGACCAGGGCAAGCCGCTCGACGGCCGCCCCGTCGCCGTCCTCGTGCAGCACCAGGAGAGCGCCATGCAGCTCCAGGTCTTCGCCGCGCCCAAGCGCAGCGGGATCTGGGACGACGTGCGCGCCGAGACCGCCAAGGACATCCAGGAGCAGGCGAAGGGCCAGACCCAGGAGGGCGACGGGCCGTTCGGGTCCGAACTGCTGGCGATGGTGCCCGCCGCGCTGACCGAGGAGGTCCTCGCGGAGATGCCGCAGGACGTCCGCGAGTCGATCCCCGCCGAGTTCGTCGAGCAGGGCTGGGCGCCGCAGATCATCCGCTTCCTCGGTGTGGACGGTCCGCGCTGGTTCCTGCAGGCCGTCGTGCAGGGCGCCGCCATCGAGGACGAGGAGCAGTGGCAGGTGCTCGAGGACGTGCTGCGCGGCGTGGTCGTCGTGCGCGGCGACGCCCCGATGCCCCCGCGCGAGCTGCTCGAGCTGCGCATCCCGCAGGAGTTCAGCGAGTCCCAGGGCGACGGGCAGGCCGAGGAGTCCAAGGAGCAGAGCTTCAACCCGTTCGAGCGCGGCCCGGAGATCACCGAGGTCCGCTGA
- the dut gene encoding dUTP diphosphatase → MRSQVGKVDVLIKRLDPELPPPSYAHAGDAGADLVAAVDVELPPGERAVVPTGIAIALPDGYAAFVHPRSGLGARLGVTIVNAPGTVDAGYRGEIKVTLLNTDPRATVRLRRGDRIAQMVVQRVETAVFHEVAALPGSARGTGGFGSTGGYSHPEEGQREGV, encoded by the coding sequence GTGAGGTCACAGGTGGGCAAGGTCGATGTGCTGATCAAGCGGCTCGATCCGGAGCTGCCCCCGCCCTCGTACGCGCACGCGGGAGACGCCGGCGCCGACCTCGTCGCCGCCGTGGACGTCGAGCTGCCGCCGGGCGAGCGCGCGGTCGTCCCCACCGGAATCGCCATCGCCCTGCCCGACGGCTACGCCGCTTTCGTTCACCCGCGGTCCGGTTTGGGCGCTAGGTTGGGGGTGACCATAGTGAACGCACCCGGTACGGTCGATGCCGGCTATCGGGGTGAGATCAAGGTGACCCTGCTGAACACCGACCCCCGCGCCACGGTCCGGCTGCGGCGCGGCGACCGCATCGCGCAGATGGTCGTGCAGCGGGTGGAGACGGCGGTGTTCCACGAGGTCGCCGCGCTTCCCGGGTCGGCGCGCGGAACCGGCGGATTCGGCTCCACGGGTGGGTACTCCCATCCCGAAGAAGGTCAGAGAGAAGGAGTGTGA
- a CDS encoding cytochrome P450 yields the protein MTRDPATDLSDLDFWARPQRERVAAFARLREREHPAHFPELGLPFIKQGSGYWALTRYADVVGASRTPQVFSSEPTSTTIPDMPGYIARYLGSIINMDDPRHAKIRRIVSRAFTPRVLAKLETDLQATATRIVDDVLARGPGGDFVTDVAAKLPLTVICDMIGVPEPLRPMVFDRTNTLLGIGDPEYTAGRDFTGEITRIGALYAIVRVVTAAYELNHLAMKLARRRRRHPGDDLMSALVSAEVDGERLTDKEIGSFFILLVVAGNETTRNAMSHGLKLLTDNPEQRALLAEDFETHAPGAVEEIVRMATPVIQMRRTVTRDHEMNGHTYRAGEKVLLFYNSANRDAEVFENPDVFDITRSPNPHVGFGGPGPHFCLGANLARREITVMFRELFTRVPEIRADGRPDRLYSNFINGIKHLPFTY from the coding sequence ATGACGCGGGACCCGGCGACCGACCTGTCGGATCTGGACTTCTGGGCCCGGCCGCAACGCGAGCGCGTGGCGGCGTTCGCGCGGCTGCGCGAACGGGAGCATCCGGCCCACTTCCCCGAACTGGGGCTGCCGTTCATCAAGCAGGGATCGGGCTACTGGGCACTGACCCGGTACGCGGACGTGGTGGGGGCCAGCCGGACGCCGCAGGTGTTCAGCAGCGAGCCGACCTCCACCACGATCCCCGACATGCCGGGGTACATCGCCCGCTACCTCGGTTCCATCATCAACATGGACGACCCGCGGCACGCGAAGATCCGGCGGATCGTGTCGCGGGCGTTCACCCCGCGGGTGCTGGCCAAGCTGGAGACCGACCTGCAGGCGACGGCCACGCGGATCGTCGACGACGTCCTGGCGCGGGGCCCCGGCGGCGACTTCGTCACCGACGTCGCGGCGAAGCTCCCGCTGACCGTCATCTGCGACATGATCGGCGTGCCGGAGCCGCTGCGGCCCATGGTGTTCGACCGGACGAACACGCTGCTGGGCATCGGCGACCCCGAGTACACCGCGGGGCGCGACTTCACGGGCGAGATCACCCGCATCGGCGCCCTGTACGCCATCGTGCGGGTGGTGACGGCGGCGTACGAGCTGAACCACCTGGCGATGAAGCTGGCCCGGCGGCGGCGCCGCCACCCCGGCGACGACCTGATGTCCGCGCTGGTCTCCGCGGAGGTGGACGGGGAGCGGCTGACCGACAAGGAGATCGGGTCGTTCTTCATCCTGCTGGTGGTGGCCGGGAACGAGACGACGCGGAACGCGATGTCGCACGGCCTGAAGCTGCTCACCGACAACCCCGAGCAGCGGGCCCTGCTGGCGGAGGACTTCGAGACGCACGCGCCCGGCGCCGTCGAGGAGATCGTCCGGATGGCGACCCCCGTCATCCAGATGCGCCGGACGGTCACCCGGGACCACGAGATGAACGGTCACACGTACCGGGCGGGCGAGAAGGTCCTGCTGTTCTACAACTCCGCCAACCGGGACGCCGAGGTGTTCGAGAACCCCGACGTCTTCGACATCACCCGGTCGCCGAACCCGCACGTGGGGTTCGGCGGTCCCGGCCCGCACTTCTGCCTGGGCGCCAACCTGGCCCGCCGGGAGATCACGGTGATGTTCCGGGAGCTGTTCACGCGCGTCCCGGAGATCCGGGCGGACGGACGGCCCGACCGGCTCTACTCGAACTTCATCAACGGCATCAAGCACCTGCCGTTCACCTACTGA
- a CDS encoding metal-dependent hydrolase: protein MSEIDERHPVITPRRVKFDWADTPLHWIPGEPVATHFINVLHLLLPAGERWFVHVYKQALPLVEDDERLYREVKGFMGQEAVHAYSHQGVLDRQMLARGLDPRPLTRRIEWLFKRILGDRPPLPGMSRRRWLKLRIGIIAGIEHYTAVLGQWILDARALDGAGADPTMLDLLRWHGAEEVEHRSVAFDVYEHVAGGYAQRVRSFFIGLIAMPLAVYAGAAYLCRADPTLHGVRPRLRDYRRAVRRGLFPSNRFMIAAARRYLRRDYHPSAECSTRRAVAYLSTSPAARAAGYGTS, encoded by the coding sequence GTGAGCGAGATCGACGAGCGGCACCCCGTCATCACCCCGCGGCGGGTGAAGTTCGACTGGGCGGACACGCCGCTGCACTGGATCCCGGGCGAGCCGGTCGCCACGCACTTCATCAACGTGCTGCACCTGCTCCTGCCCGCCGGGGAGCGGTGGTTCGTGCACGTCTACAAGCAGGCGCTGCCGCTCGTCGAGGACGACGAGCGGCTCTACCGCGAGGTCAAGGGGTTCATGGGCCAGGAGGCCGTGCACGCCTACTCCCACCAGGGCGTCCTCGACCGGCAGATGCTCGCGCGGGGCCTCGACCCGCGCCCGCTGACCCGCCGGATCGAGTGGCTGTTCAAGCGGATCCTCGGCGACCGGCCGCCGCTGCCCGGCATGTCCCGGCGCCGGTGGCTGAAGCTGCGGATCGGGATCATCGCCGGGATCGAGCACTACACCGCCGTCCTCGGCCAGTGGATCCTGGACGCCCGCGCGCTCGACGGCGCCGGCGCCGACCCCACGATGCTGGACCTGCTGCGATGGCACGGCGCCGAGGAGGTGGAGCACCGCTCGGTCGCGTTCGACGTGTACGAGCACGTCGCCGGCGGGTACGCGCAGCGGGTCCGCTCGTTCTTCATCGGCCTCATCGCCATGCCGCTCGCGGTGTACGCCGGCGCCGCGTACCTGTGCCGCGCGGACCCGACCCTGCACGGCGTCCGGCCGCGCCTGCGCGACTACCGGCGGGCCGTGCGCCGCGGGCTGTTCCCGAGCAACCGGTTCATGATCGCCGCCGCCCGCAGGTACCTGCGGCGCGACTACCACCCGTCGGCCGAGTGCTCCACGCGGCGCGCGGTCGCCTACCTGTCGACCTCGCCCGCCGCGCGCGCCGCCGGGTACGGGACGTCCTGA
- the valS gene encoding valine--tRNA ligase — protein sequence MTERPRTPHVPAKPALDGLEDKWVRVWDEEVVHRFDRTRPHAEVFSIDTPPPTVSGSLHVGHVFSYTHTDAVARFQRMRGRAVFYPMGWDDNGLPTERRVQNHFGVRCDPSLPYDPDFEPPAKPDAKRQVPVSRRNFIELCERLTEVDEKAFEELWRRVGLSVDWSHLYTTIGATSRTASQRAFLRNLARGEAYGAEAPTLWDVTFRTAVAQAELEDREQPGAFHRLRFHAPERPVYIETTRPELLPACVALVAHPDDERYAELFGTTVRTPLFDVEVPVLAHRLAEPDKGSGIAMICTFGDVADVTWWRELDLPTRAVIGWDGRLAAEPPRDVPSGPYAELAGKTVFSARERIVELLRESGDLDGEPRAITRAVKFYEKGSKPLEIVTTRQWYIRNGGRDAGIRAEMLARGAELDWHPPHMRARYDNWVEGLNGDWLISRQRFFGVPIPVWYRLDESGEPVYEEPIVPPEADLPVDPSSDVPSGYTEEQRGEPGGFIGDPDVMDTWATSSLTPQIAGGWERDTDLFARVFPYDLRPQAHDIIRTWLFSTIVRSHLEHGSLPWTGTALSGWILDPDRKKMSKSKGNVVTPIDLLREYGSDAVRYWAASGRPGTDTAFDTGQIKVGRRLAIKILNASKFVLGLGDVADEGPAAVVEPLDRAMLATLAGVVRDATEAFEGYDYTRALERTERFFWEFCDDYLELVKSRAYGDGAEARSARAALRTALSVLLRLFAPVLPFVTEEVWSWWRHGSVHTAAWPARAELPLDGDPAVLAATGAALRQVRKAKSEARASMRADVSRAVVRGSEVLRISRPDLAAAGRIADLTLEDAPADLTVEVELAPAT from the coding sequence ACCGACGCCGTCGCCCGGTTCCAGCGCATGCGCGGTCGAGCGGTCTTCTACCCGATGGGGTGGGACGATAACGGCCTGCCCACCGAGCGGCGGGTGCAGAACCACTTCGGCGTCCGCTGCGATCCGTCGCTGCCGTACGATCCGGACTTCGAGCCCCCGGCGAAGCCCGACGCGAAACGCCAGGTCCCGGTGTCGCGGCGGAACTTCATCGAGCTGTGCGAGCGGCTCACCGAGGTCGACGAGAAGGCGTTCGAGGAGCTGTGGCGCCGCGTCGGGCTGTCGGTCGACTGGAGCCACCTGTACACCACGATCGGCGCGACGTCCCGGACGGCGTCGCAGCGCGCGTTCCTGCGCAACCTCGCGCGCGGTGAGGCGTACGGCGCCGAGGCCCCGACGCTGTGGGACGTCACGTTCCGGACGGCCGTCGCGCAGGCCGAACTCGAGGACCGGGAGCAGCCCGGGGCGTTCCACCGCCTGCGGTTCCACGCGCCCGAACGGCCCGTCTACATCGAGACGACCCGGCCGGAACTGCTGCCCGCGTGCGTCGCGCTCGTCGCGCACCCCGACGACGAACGGTACGCGGAGCTGTTCGGCACGACCGTCCGCACGCCGCTGTTCGACGTCGAGGTGCCCGTCCTCGCGCACCGGCTCGCCGAACCCGACAAGGGCTCGGGCATCGCGATGATCTGCACCTTCGGCGACGTCGCGGACGTCACGTGGTGGCGCGAGCTCGACCTGCCGACCCGCGCGGTGATCGGCTGGGACGGCCGGCTGGCCGCCGAACCGCCGCGCGACGTCCCGTCCGGGCCGTACGCGGAGCTGGCGGGCAAGACGGTCTTCTCCGCGCGGGAACGGATCGTGGAGCTGCTGCGGGAGTCCGGCGACCTGGACGGCGAGCCGCGCGCGATCACCCGGGCGGTGAAGTTCTACGAGAAGGGCTCCAAGCCCCTGGAGATCGTCACGACCCGGCAGTGGTACATCCGCAACGGCGGCCGCGACGCCGGGATCCGCGCCGAGATGCTCGCGCGGGGCGCCGAGCTGGACTGGCACCCGCCGCACATGCGGGCCCGCTACGACAACTGGGTCGAGGGCCTGAACGGCGACTGGCTGATCTCCCGGCAGCGGTTCTTCGGGGTGCCGATCCCCGTCTGGTACCGGCTGGACGAGTCGGGCGAACCGGTCTACGAGGAGCCGATCGTCCCGCCGGAGGCCGACCTTCCCGTCGACCCGTCGTCGGACGTCCCGTCCGGCTACACCGAGGAGCAGCGGGGCGAACCGGGCGGTTTCATCGGCGACCCGGACGTCATGGACACGTGGGCGACGTCGTCGCTGACCCCGCAGATCGCCGGCGGCTGGGAGCGCGACACCGACCTGTTCGCCCGCGTCTTCCCCTACGATCTGCGGCCCCAGGCGCACGACATCATCCGCACCTGGCTGTTCTCCACGATCGTCCGCTCCCACCTGGAGCACGGGTCGCTGCCGTGGACGGGCACGGCGCTGTCAGGCTGGATCCTCGATCCCGACCGCAAGAAGATGTCGAAGTCGAAGGGCAACGTCGTCACGCCGATCGACCTGCTCCGCGAGTACGGCTCGGACGCCGTCCGGTACTGGGCGGCGAGCGGGCGCCCGGGGACCGACACCGCGTTCGACACCGGGCAGATCAAGGTCGGGCGCCGCCTCGCGATCAAGATCCTGAACGCGTCGAAGTTCGTCCTCGGGCTCGGCGATGTCGCGGACGAGGGACCGGCGGCGGTCGTCGAGCCGCTGGACCGGGCGATGCTCGCGACGCTCGCGGGCGTCGTCCGGGACGCGACCGAGGCGTTCGAGGGCTACGACTACACGCGCGCGCTGGAGCGGACCGAGCGCTTCTTCTGGGAGTTCTGCGACGACTACCTCGAGCTGGTGAAGTCGCGGGCCTACGGGGACGGCGCGGAGGCGCGGTCGGCGCGGGCGGCGCTGCGGACGGCCCTGTCGGTGCTGCTGCGGCTGTTCGCGCCGGTGCTGCCGTTCGTCACCGAGGAGGTCTGGTCGTGGTGGCGGCACGGGTCCGTGCACACGGCGGCGTGGCCGGCGCGGGCCGAGCTGCCCCTGGACGGGGACCCGGCGGTCCTGGCCGCGACGGGCGCCGCGCTGCGGCAGGTCCGCAAGGCGAAGTCGGAGGCGCGCGCGTCGATGCGCGCCGACGTGTCGCGCGCGGTCGTCCGCGGCTCCGAGGTGCTGCGGATCTCCCGTCCCGACCTGGCGGCCGCCGGGCGGATCGCCGACCTCACGCTCGAGGACGCGCCCGCCGACCTGACCGTCGAGGTGGAGCTGGCCCCCGCCACGTGA